From the genome of Ptychodera flava strain L36383 chromosome 22, AS_Pfla_20210202, whole genome shotgun sequence, one region includes:
- the LOC139122623 gene encoding guided entry of tail-anchored proteins factor CAMLG-like, producing MADAAGAAARRREARRRRILMNSEERMKKVIGLSKSKQDDEREDQELPSSSEKFELSSGTENPGLSLVTEKISETIDNRLLEDITHNATQVGKTSKLSVKETNLDLEEQGETEVTTSKGNQDTELQGAPEEMVTAENQENETLQTDSFRNSDQLDGNESEKTNDDDKNVSESVREEELSETEPAVARTFEPLVLPRMAQQSINETSTTILINEKQRLLFVICFAMIVRVLVTWSVYVWIFSKSILIPFFTMEAIIVYHQRSSQVQQGQQSQSMLVLALMLCGVPQDTLTDVSKTMKIFTAVLTDFSVYIFSFVVFHSILEIFV from the exons ATGGCGGATGCAGCTGGTGCCGCTGCTCGGCGGCGTGAGGCAAGGAGACGGCGGATTTTAATGAATTCTGAAGAGCGCATGAAGAAAGTAATCGGTCTGTCCAAAAGTAAACAAG ATGACGAAAGAGAAGACCAAGAACTGCCGTCAAGTTCTGAAAAATTTGAACTGTCCTCAGGTACTGAAAACCCAGGGCTGTCCTTAGTTActgaaaaaatttcagagaCAATTGACAACAGACTTCTAGAAGACATTACCCATAATGCAACTCAGGTTGGGAAAACAAGCAAGCTGAGTGTGAAGGAAACAAATTTAGATCTAGAAGAGCAGGGAGAGACTGAGGTAACGACCAGCAAAGGAAACCAAGACACTGAACTACAGGGGGCGCCAGAGGAAATGGTTACAGCAGAAAACCAAGAGAATGAAACGCTACAGACTGATTCATTCAGGAACTCAGATCAACTGGATGGAAATGAAAGTGAAAAGACAAATGATGATGACAAAAATGTGAGTGAAAGTGTAAGAGAAGAAGAGTTATCAGAAACAGAACCAGCAGTCGCCAGGACATTTGAACCACTGGTTCTGCCACGTATGGCACAACAGAGTATCAACGAGACCAGTACAACAATTTTAATTAATGAAAAACAGAGACTTTTGTTTGTCATATGTTTTGCCATGATAGTCAGGGTATTGGTAACGTGGTCCGTGTATGTATGGATTTTCAGCAAG TCTATATTGATTCCATTTTTCACCATGGAGGCAATAATTGTGTACCACCAAAGGAGCAGTCAG GTTCAACAGGGACAACAAAGTCAATCAATGCTTGTCTTAGCATTAATGTTATGTGGAGTGCCTCAAGATACCCTCACAGATGTTTCAAAAACAATGAAGATTTTTACCGCTGTATTGACAGATTTCTCAGTCTATATTTTCTCATTTGTAGTCTTCCATTCCattttggaaatatttgtgtaa